One genomic window of Burkholderia diffusa includes the following:
- a CDS encoding carbohydrate ABC transporter permease has protein sequence MRHLRLPLSHAPSVGEASSPPGAPRRARGGASWLVSPSVAVLLLWMSIPLAMTIWYSFSRYNLLNPDVKGFAGFDNYRFLATDPSFLPAIGHTLVLIGAVLAITVVGGVLMAVLFDRKFYGQGVARLLVIAPFFVMPTVAALIWKNMILHPVYGLVANAMRALGLTPIDWFADYPLTAVIIIVAWQWLPFAFLILFTAIQSLDQEQKEAARIDGAGPIAMFFYITLPHLKRAIAVVVMMETIFLLSIFAEIYTTTGGGPGNATTNLSYLIYALGLQQFDVGLASAGGIIAVVVANVVSFFLVRMLARNLKGEYEK, from the coding sequence ATGCGTCATTTACGTCTTCCCCTGAGCCATGCACCGTCGGTCGGCGAAGCGTCGTCGCCGCCGGGCGCGCCGCGCCGTGCGCGCGGCGGCGCGAGCTGGCTCGTGTCGCCGTCCGTCGCGGTGCTGCTGCTGTGGATGTCGATTCCGCTCGCGATGACGATCTGGTATTCGTTCTCGCGCTACAACCTGCTGAATCCGGACGTGAAGGGCTTTGCCGGGTTCGACAACTACCGCTTCCTCGCGACCGATCCGTCGTTCCTGCCCGCGATCGGGCACACGCTCGTGCTGATCGGCGCAGTGCTCGCGATCACCGTGGTCGGCGGCGTGCTGATGGCCGTGCTGTTCGACCGCAAGTTCTACGGGCAGGGCGTGGCGCGCCTGCTCGTGATCGCGCCGTTCTTCGTGATGCCGACGGTCGCCGCGCTGATCTGGAAGAACATGATCCTGCATCCGGTGTACGGGCTCGTCGCGAACGCGATGCGCGCGCTCGGGTTGACGCCGATCGACTGGTTCGCCGACTACCCGCTCACCGCCGTGATCATCATCGTCGCGTGGCAGTGGCTGCCGTTCGCGTTCCTGATCCTGTTCACCGCGATCCAGTCGCTCGACCAGGAGCAGAAGGAAGCCGCGCGCATCGACGGTGCGGGCCCGATCGCGATGTTCTTCTACATCACGCTGCCGCACCTGAAGCGCGCGATCGCCGTGGTCGTGATGATGGAGACGATCTTCCTGCTGTCGATCTTCGCGGAGATCTACACGACGACGGGCGGCGGCCCCGGCAACGCGACGACCAACCTGTCGTACCTGATCTACGCGCTCGGCCTGCAGCAGTTCGACGTCGGCCTCGCGTCCGCGGGCGGGATCATCGCCGTCGTGGTCGCGAACGTCGTGTCGTTCTTCCTGGTGCGGATGCTCGCGCGCAACCTGAAGGGGGAGTACGAGAAATGA
- a CDS encoding ABC transporter substrate-binding protein — protein MQRKMLDAAARCFATAALATAACAASAGTLTIATLNNPDMIELKKLSPAFEKANPDIKLNWVILEENVLRQRATTDITTGSGQFDVMAIGTYETPQWGKRGWLAPMTGLPADYDLNDIVKTARDSLSYNGQLYALPFYVESSMTFYRKDLFAAKGLKMPDQPTYDQIAEFADKLTDKAKGTYGICLRGKAGWGENMAYVSTVVNTFGGRWFDENWNAQLTSPEWKKAINFYVNLLKKDGPPGASSNGFNENLTLTASGKCAMWIDATVAAGMLYNKQQSQVADKIGFAAAPVAVTPKGSHWLWAWALAVPKTSKQQDAARKFIAWATSKQYIEMVGKDEGWASVPPGTRASTYQRPEYKAAAPFSDFVLKAIETADPNDPSLKKVPYTGVQYVGIPEFQSFGTVVGQAIAGAVAGQMTVDQALAAGQAAADRAVRQAGYRK, from the coding sequence ATGCAACGAAAGATGCTCGATGCCGCCGCACGCTGCTTCGCTACAGCCGCGCTCGCGACGGCCGCGTGCGCGGCGTCCGCCGGCACGCTGACGATCGCGACGCTGAACAACCCGGACATGATCGAGTTGAAGAAGCTGTCGCCGGCGTTCGAGAAGGCGAACCCGGACATCAAGCTGAACTGGGTGATCCTCGAGGAGAACGTGCTGCGCCAGCGCGCGACGACCGACATCACGACCGGCAGCGGCCAGTTCGACGTGATGGCGATCGGCACGTACGAGACGCCGCAGTGGGGCAAGCGCGGCTGGCTCGCGCCGATGACGGGCCTGCCCGCCGACTACGACCTGAACGACATCGTGAAGACGGCGCGCGACAGCCTGTCGTACAACGGTCAGCTGTATGCGCTGCCGTTCTACGTCGAGAGTTCGATGACGTTCTACCGCAAGGACCTGTTCGCGGCGAAGGGGCTGAAGATGCCCGATCAGCCGACCTACGACCAGATCGCCGAATTCGCGGACAAGCTCACCGACAAGGCGAAGGGCACCTACGGCATCTGCTTGCGCGGCAAGGCCGGGTGGGGCGAGAACATGGCGTACGTGTCGACGGTCGTGAACACGTTCGGCGGGCGCTGGTTCGACGAGAACTGGAACGCGCAGCTCACGTCGCCGGAGTGGAAGAAGGCCATCAATTTCTACGTGAACCTGCTGAAGAAGGACGGCCCGCCGGGAGCGAGCTCGAACGGCTTCAACGAGAACCTGACCCTGACCGCCTCGGGCAAGTGCGCGATGTGGATCGACGCGACGGTCGCGGCGGGGATGCTCTATAACAAACAGCAGTCGCAGGTCGCCGACAAGATCGGTTTCGCGGCCGCGCCGGTCGCCGTCACGCCGAAGGGTTCGCACTGGCTGTGGGCATGGGCGCTGGCCGTGCCGAAGACGTCGAAGCAGCAGGACGCCGCACGCAAGTTCATCGCGTGGGCGACGTCGAAGCAGTACATCGAGATGGTTGGCAAGGACGAAGGCTGGGCGTCGGTGCCGCCGGGCACGCGCGCGTCGACCTACCAGCGCCCCGAGTACAAGGCCGCCGCGCCGTTTTCCGACTTCGTGCTGAAGGCGATCGAGACGGCCGACCCGAACGATCCGTCGCTGAAGAAGGTGCCGTACACGGGCGTGCAGTACGTCGGGATTCCTGAATTCCAGTCGTTCGGCACGGTGGTCGGGCAGGCGATCGCGGGCGCGGTGGCCGGCCAGATGACGGTCGATCAGGCGCTCGCCGCCGGGCAGGCCGCCGCCGACCGCGCGGTGCGTCAGGCCGGCTACAGGAAGTAA
- a CDS encoding HAD family hydrolase has translation MSAAGKGAAGHGTNVLICDCDGVLIDSEAVAADVIVRELDARWPGIDARPAVMPLLGLRIERVLAGASEAVGRALTADDVDAIRRAVEAAAVNAPMVDGIDTALAAIGMTTACASNSYRAYVEAALARTGLARFFGDRLFCADAVARPKPAPDVYLAAARALDAVPAQCLVVEDSVTGITAAAAAGMTVLGFVGGGHASAAQIDALRGIGARHVFDDMHELPGYVARWQATGAVLPN, from the coding sequence ATGAGCGCGGCCGGCAAAGGCGCGGCCGGTCACGGGACGAACGTGCTGATCTGCGATTGCGACGGCGTGCTGATCGACAGCGAGGCCGTCGCCGCCGACGTGATCGTGCGCGAGCTGGACGCGCGCTGGCCGGGCATCGACGCGCGGCCGGCGGTGATGCCGCTGCTCGGGCTGCGCATCGAGCGCGTGCTGGCCGGAGCGAGCGAGGCGGTCGGCCGCGCGCTGACCGCCGACGACGTCGACGCGATCCGCCGCGCGGTCGAGGCGGCGGCCGTGAATGCGCCGATGGTCGACGGCATCGACACGGCACTCGCCGCGATCGGCATGACGACCGCATGCGCGAGCAACAGCTACCGCGCATACGTCGAGGCGGCGCTCGCGCGCACCGGTCTCGCGCGCTTCTTCGGCGACCGGCTGTTCTGCGCGGACGCCGTCGCGAGGCCGAAGCCGGCGCCCGACGTGTATCTCGCGGCCGCCCGCGCGCTCGACGCGGTGCCCGCGCAATGCCTCGTCGTCGAGGACAGCGTGACCGGCATCACCGCGGCCGCCGCGGCCGGCATGACCGTGCTCGGCTTCGTCGGCGGCGGGCATGCGTCGGCCGCGCAGATCGACGCGCTGCGCGGGATCGGCGCGCGTCACGTTTTCGACGACATGCACGAGCTGCCCGGCTACGTCGCGCGCTGGCAGGCGACCGGCGCCGTGCTGCCGAACTAG
- a CDS encoding carbohydrate ABC transporter permease, translating into MSDLTFEGRRASAPLDLVRRALPGALAWLLALLLFFPIFWMAITAFKTEQQAYASTLFFMPTLDSFREVFARSNYFAFAWNSVLISAGVTAISLLLAVPAAYAMAFFPNHRTQKVLLWMLSTKMMPSVGVLVPIYLLWKNAGLLDTVSGLVIVYTLINLPIAVWMTFTYFNEIPKDILEAGRIDGASTWQEIVYLLMPMALPGLASTALLLVILSWNEAFWSINLSSSNAAPLTVFIASYSSPEGLFWAKLSAASLLAVAPILIVGWLSQKQLVRGLTFGAVK; encoded by the coding sequence ATGAGCGACCTGACTTTCGAAGGGCGGCGTGCGTCGGCTCCGCTCGACCTCGTGCGGCGTGCGCTGCCGGGCGCGCTTGCGTGGCTCCTCGCGCTGCTGCTGTTCTTCCCGATCTTCTGGATGGCGATCACCGCGTTCAAGACCGAGCAGCAGGCGTACGCGTCGACGCTGTTCTTCATGCCGACGCTCGACAGCTTCCGCGAGGTGTTCGCGCGCAGCAACTACTTCGCGTTCGCGTGGAATTCGGTGCTTATCTCGGCCGGTGTCACGGCGATCTCGCTGCTCCTCGCGGTGCCGGCGGCCTACGCGATGGCGTTCTTCCCGAACCACCGCACGCAGAAAGTGCTGCTGTGGATGCTGTCGACGAAGATGATGCCGTCGGTCGGCGTGCTCGTGCCGATCTACCTGCTGTGGAAGAACGCGGGGCTGCTCGACACCGTGTCGGGTCTCGTGATCGTGTACACGCTGATCAACCTGCCGATCGCGGTGTGGATGACCTTCACGTACTTCAACGAGATCCCGAAGGACATCCTCGAGGCCGGGCGCATCGACGGCGCGTCGACGTGGCAGGAGATCGTCTACCTGCTGATGCCGATGGCGCTGCCGGGGCTTGCGTCCACCGCGCTGCTGCTCGTGATCCTGTCGTGGAACGAGGCGTTCTGGAGCATCAACCTGTCGAGCTCGAACGCCGCGCCGCTGACCGTGTTCATCGCGTCGTACTCGAGCCCTGAAGGCCTGTTCTGGGCGAAGCTGTCCGCCGCTTCGCTGCTCGCGGTCGCGCCGATCCTGATCGTCGGCTGGCTGTCGCAGAAGCAGCTCGTGCGCGGGCTCACGTTCGGGGCGGTTAAATGA